A region from the uncultured Ilyobacter sp. genome encodes:
- the tuf gene encoding elongation factor Tu, with protein MAKEKFSRSKPHVNVGTIGHVDHGKTTTTAAISKVLSDKGLAKKVDFANIDQAPEERERGITINTAHIEYETANRHYAHVDCPGHADYVKNMITGAAQMDGAILVVSAADGPMPQTREHILLSRQVGVPYIVVYLNKADMVDDEELLELVEMEVRELLTDYGFPGDDIPVIAGSSLGALNGEAQWVAKIEELMDAVDSYIPSPERAIDQPFLMPVEDVFTITGRGTVVTGRVERGVIKVGEEIEIIGIKDTQKAVCTGVEMFRKLLDQGEAGDNIGALLRGIKKEDVERGQVLAKPGTITPHTGFTSEVYVLTKEEGGRHTPFFSGYRPQFYFRTTDITGAISLPEGVEMVMPGDNIEMTVELIHPIAMEEGLRFAIREGGRTVASGVVATITK; from the coding sequence ATGGCTAAGGAAAAATTTTCAAGATCAAAACCCCATGTAAATGTAGGAACAATAGGACACGTTGACCATGGAAAGACAACAACAACTGCAGCAATCTCAAAAGTACTTTCTGACAAAGGACTAGCAAAGAAAGTAGACTTTGCAAACATTGACCAGGCACCAGAAGAGAGAGAAAGAGGAATCACAATCAATACAGCTCATATCGAGTATGAAACTGCAAACAGACACTACGCTCACGTTGACTGTCCAGGCCATGCTGACTATGTAAAGAACATGATCACAGGAGCAGCTCAGATGGATGGAGCTATCCTAGTAGTATCAGCAGCAGACGGACCAATGCCTCAAACAAGAGAGCATATCCTTCTTTCAAGACAGGTAGGAGTACCTTACATCGTAGTATACCTAAACAAAGCAGATATGGTAGATGACGAAGAGTTACTAGAATTAGTAGAGATGGAAGTAAGAGAACTTCTAACAGACTACGGATTCCCAGGAGACGACATTCCTGTAATCGCAGGATCATCATTAGGAGCGCTTAACGGTGAAGCTCAATGGGTAGCTAAAATCGAAGAGCTTATGGACGCAGTGGACTCTTACATTCCATCACCAGAAAGAGCAATAGATCAGCCATTCCTAATGCCAGTAGAGGATGTATTCACTATCACAGGTAGAGGAACAGTTGTAACTGGAAGAGTAGAAAGAGGAGTAATCAAAGTCGGAGAAGAGATTGAGATAATCGGAATCAAAGACACACAAAAAGCAGTTTGTACAGGAGTAGAGATGTTCAGAAAGCTTCTTGATCAAGGAGAGGCTGGAGATAACATCGGAGCACTACTAAGAGGAATCAAGAAAGAAGACGTAGAAAGAGGACAAGTTCTTGCTAAGCCAGGAACAATCACTCCACATACAGGGTTCACATCAGAAGTATACGTACTAACAAAAGAAGAGGGTGGAAGACATACTCCATTCTTCTCTGGTTACAGACCACAATTCTACTTCAGAACAACAGATATCACAGGAGCAATCAGCTTACCAGAAGGTGTAGAGATGGTAATGCCTGGAGATAACATTGAAATGACAGTAGAGCTGATTCACCCAATCGCGATGGAAGAAGGATTAAGATTCGCAATAAGAGAAGGTGGAAGAACAGTAGCTTCTGGAGTAGTTGCTACAATCACTAAATAA
- a CDS encoding transketolase, with protein MVDIKLLKEKSTQVRKDIVQMICKSKSGHPGGSLSATDIVTTLYFSEMNVDPKNPKMEGRDRFVLSKGHAAPVLYAVLAEKGYFDRELLGTLRQYGSILQGHPDMKKVPGIEISTGSLGQGLSVANGMALSAKISGEDYRTYVLMGDGELQEGQVWEAAMTSAHYKLDNICAFVDYNNLQIDGNVDEIMGVAPLDKKWESFGWNVIKADGHSFEEILDSLEKAKECKGKPTVIIAETTKGKGVSFMENVCGFHGVAPTAEETELAVKELEKVEEILV; from the coding sequence ATGGTAGATATTAAACTCTTAAAAGAAAAATCAACACAAGTTAGAAAAGATATCGTTCAGATGATTTGTAAATCAAAATCTGGACATCCGGGGGGGTCTCTTTCTGCAACGGATATAGTTACAACACTTTATTTTTCTGAGATGAATGTGGATCCTAAAAATCCTAAAATGGAAGGGAGAGACAGATTTGTCCTTTCTAAAGGTCATGCTGCACCTGTTCTTTATGCAGTTTTGGCTGAAAAAGGTTATTTTGACAGAGAGCTTCTAGGAACATTGAGACAGTACGGTTCGATATTACAGGGGCATCCTGATATGAAAAAGGTACCGGGGATAGAAATATCTACAGGTTCATTAGGGCAGGGGCTTTCGGTAGCAAACGGAATGGCATTGTCTGCTAAGATTTCTGGGGAAGACTACAGAACTTATGTTTTAATGGGAGACGGAGAATTACAAGAAGGTCAGGTATGGGAAGCTGCTATGACTTCGGCTCACTACAAGCTTGATAATATATGTGCGTTTGTCGATTATAATAATCTTCAGATAGACGGAAATGTAGATGAAATAATGGGTGTCGCTCCTCTTGATAAAAAGTGGGAGTCATTTGGATGGAATGTAATAAAAGCTGACGGACATAGTTTTGAAGAGATTTTGGATTCTCTGGAAAAAGCTAAAGAGTGCAAAGGTAAACCTACAGTTATAATAGCAGAAACTACAAAGGGGAAGGGTGTATCTTTCATGGAAAATGTATGCGGGTTCCACGGTGTGGCTCCTACAGCCGAAGAAACTGAATTAGCTGTAAAAGAACTTGAAAAAGTAGAGGAAATTCTCGTTTAA
- a CDS encoding transketolase family protein, translating to MAKKSTRKAYGEALVELGKINENVVVLDADLSKSTQTAMFQKEFPKRHINVGIAEADLIGTAAGMATCGKIPFASTFAMFAAGRAFEQIRNTVAYPKLNVKIAPTHAGISVGEDGGSHQSVEDIALMRAIPGMVVLSPADAVETKKMVQAAVEYDGPVYLRLGRLDVPVLFDEETYDFQIGLINTAKEGADVTVAATGLLVAEAMKAAEILAEDGVSVRVLNVGTIKPLDGEAILKAAKETKFIVTAEEHSVIGGLGSAVSEFLSEVHPTKVKKIGIYDKFGQSGKGAELLEKYELTAEKIVSVIKENL from the coding sequence ATGGCAAAAAAATCTACAAGAAAAGCTTATGGAGAAGCTCTTGTTGAACTTGGAAAAATAAATGAAAATGTTGTTGTTTTAGATGCAGATCTTTCTAAATCTACTCAGACTGCAATGTTTCAAAAAGAATTCCCAAAGAGACATATAAACGTGGGAATAGCAGAGGCTGATTTGATCGGTACAGCTGCTGGTATGGCTACTTGTGGTAAGATACCATTTGCTTCTACATTTGCTATGTTTGCAGCTGGAAGAGCATTTGAGCAGATCAGAAACACAGTGGCATATCCAAAACTAAATGTGAAAATAGCTCCTACTCATGCTGGAATATCAGTAGGAGAAGACGGAGGATCACACCAGTCTGTAGAAGATATAGCACTTATGAGAGCTATACCTGGAATGGTAGTTCTTTCACCTGCAGATGCTGTGGAAACTAAAAAGATGGTTCAGGCAGCTGTGGAGTATGACGGTCCTGTATACCTAAGACTTGGAAGATTAGATGTACCTGTTCTTTTTGATGAAGAAACCTATGATTTCCAAATAGGATTAATAAACACAGCAAAAGAGGGCGCAGATGTAACAGTTGCAGCTACTGGACTTTTGGTGGCAGAAGCTATGAAAGCTGCTGAAATATTGGCAGAAGACGGAGTTTCTGTAAGAGTTCTGAATGTAGGAACAATAAAACCTCTAGATGGTGAAGCTATCTTGAAAGCAGCCAAAGAGACTAAATTTATAGTTACTGCTGAAGAGCACTCTGTAATAGGAGGATTAGGTTCTGCAGTTTCTGAGTTTCTTTCAGAAGTTCACCCTACAAAGGTAAAGAAAATAGGAATTTATGACAAGTTTGGACAGAGTGGAAAGGGAGCGGAACTTCTCGAGAAGTATGAGCTTACTGCTGAAAAAATAGTATCAGTAATAAAAGAAAATTTATAG